Proteins encoded in a region of the Maniola jurtina chromosome 12, ilManJurt1.1, whole genome shotgun sequence genome:
- the LOC123870475 gene encoding cytosol aminopeptidase-like, protein MFFSKLFPCVNTFPSRINSGRILLRVRNCSGDPGSDGKTTGQEEKLNEGQATGGEGNKSGLVLGVYESGDKFELTAAAEEVNQKSGGKLCRYLNEISCQLRLGKAFVVTDVVPEFGPVALSSLGKKDPGYNTLEHLDETRENVRVMVGAGVQALSERGCERIAVEGAAAADAAAEAAHLAAWRFEEFKSFTPRSPTPQLSLYGGEGQESWDSGAVLGRAQNWARFLSDMPANKMTPVDLAQAALDVLCPLGVRVTAYEQSWIEAQRMEAFLAVARGSCEPPVFLQCEYTPAGDTPPVLIAAKGITFDSGGMCLKKPELMQEMRGSMAGAAVTLAALRALAELKVPINVCAVIPLCENMVSGQCMKVGDVVRALNGLSLHIEDTDMEGRLALADALVYGQVLYKPSLVIDVATLTRGVLLATGGGAFGCFSNSESAWRAMRDAGALTGDRPWRFPLWDYYQKQIDNDPAVDLRNKGSGTATPCIGAAFLKNFICGEWLHIDMTGVGRVTLASSSPHTYLRPRRMSGRPTRTLTAFLTAAAHAKTGQDDMATMASLCPTPANV, encoded by the exons atgttttttagtaaattatttccATGTGTGAATACATTTCCTAGCAGAATAAATTCTGGTAGAATCCTCTTAAGAGTGAGGAACTGCAGCGGCGATCCTGGGAGTGATGGTAAAACAACTGGACAGGAGGAAAAATTGAATGAGGGACAGGCAACTGGTGGAGAAGGGAATaag AGTGGTCTCGTTCTCGGCGTGTACGAGTCTGGAGATAAATTCGAGCTGACCGCCGCTGCTGAAGAAGTCAACCAGAAGAGTGGCGGCAAGCTATGCAGATATTTGAATGA GATATCGTGTCAGTTAAGGCTGGGCAAGGCGTTCGTGGTGACGGATGTGGTGCCGGAGTTTGGCCCGGTAGCGCTGTCGTCGCTGGGCAAGAAGGATCCCGGGTACAACACCCTGGAACACCTGGACGAGACCCGG GAGAACGTGCGTGTGATGGTGGGCGCGGGGGTGCAGGCGCTGTCGGAGCGCGGCTGTGAGCGCATCGCGGTGGAGGGCGCGGCCGCCGCGGACGCCGCCGCCGAGGCCGCTCACCTGGCGGCCTGGAG GTTTGAAGAGTTCAAGTCCTTCACCCCCCGGAGCCCAACGCCTCAGCTGTCGCTGTACGGCGGCGAGGGACAGGAGTCGTGGGACTCGGGTGCGGTGCTCGGGCGCGCACAGAACTGGGCGCGATTCCTCTCCGACATGCCCGCTAATAAGATGACGCCGGTGGACCTTGCGCAG GCGGCTTTAGACGTGCTCTGTCCCTTGGGCGTCCGTGTGACAGCGTACGAGCAGAGCTGGATCGAGGCGCAGCGCATGGAGGCGTTCCTAGCGGTCGCGCGAGGCTCGTGCGAGCCGCCCGTGTTCCTGCAGTGCGAGTACACCCCCGCGGGGGACACGCCGCCTGTCCTCATCGCCGCTAAAGGAATCACTTTTGACAG CGGCGGGATGTGCCTGAAGAAGCCGGAGCTGATGCAGGAGATGCGCGGCAGCATGGCGGGCGCCGCCGTCACACTCGCCGCGCTCCGAGCCTTGGCTGAACTGAAG GTGCCAATAAACGTGTGTGCAGTAATCCCTTTGTGTGAGAACATGGTGAGCGGGCAGTGCATGAAGGTGGGAGATGTGGTGCGCGCGCTCAATGGCCTCTCACTACAT ATCGAGGACACGGATATGGAAGGTCGCTTGGCGCTGGCCGACGCCCTGGTGTACGGACAGGTTCTGTACAAGCCCTCGCTGGTGATCGACGTCGCTACACTCACAC GCGGCGTGTTGCTGGCGACGGGCGGCGGCGCGTTCGGCTGCTTCTCCAACTCCGAGAGCGCGTGGCGCGCGATGCGCGACGCGGGCGCGCTCACCGGCGACCGGCCGTGGCGCTTCCCGCTGTGGGACTACTACCAGAAGCAGATCGACA ATGACCCTGCAGTGGATCTGAGAAACAAAGGTTCGGGAACTGCTACGCCGTGCATCGGAGCTGCTTTTCTCAAG AACTTCATATGCGGCGAGTGGCTGCACATAGACATGACGGGCGTGGGTCGCGTCACGCTTGCCTCCAGCTCTCCCCACACCTacctgcgcccgcgccgcaTGTCGGGCCGACCGACACGCACTCTCACTGCCTTCCTTACGGCCGCTGCACACGCAAAGACCGGCCAAGATGATATGGCCACCATGGCGAGTCTGTGCCCCACACCAGCTAATGTGTAA
- the LOC123870476 gene encoding alpha-ketoglutarate-dependent dioxygenase alkB homolog 6, with the protein MLNDSFIIENYRVTHAEPTAYYVSEFISQEDEKYILSNIYASPKPKWTQLSNRRLQNWGGIPHNKGMIAEEIPQWLQKYLNSIHSLNLMSGNKPNHVLVNEYLPGQGILPHLDGSLFYPTITTISVASHTVLKFLEPISTENAVLNPVFSFLLEPRSLLVLKDKLFDYYLHSIEETKEDILDDSIVNLNMCSNKYVKGVTVPRETRVSLTIRHVPKTTSFKINIGNKR; encoded by the exons ATGTTAAATGATtcttttattattgaaaattacAGAGTTACTCAT GCTGAGCCGACAGCATACTATGTCTCGGAATTCATATCACAAGAAGACGAAAAGTACATCTTATCAAACATCTATGCTTCACCAAAACCAAAATGGACGCAACTATCCAACAGAAGATTACAGAATTGGGGTGGAATCCCTCACAATAAAGGCATGATAGCTGAGGAAATACCTCAGTGGCTGCAAAAATACCTAAACAGTATACATTCCTTGAATCTTATGTCTGGAAATAAGCCTAACCATGTTCTAGTGAATGAATACTTACCCGGGCAAGGAATCTTACCGCATTTAGATGGATCTTTATTCTACCCAACCATAACTACTATATCTGTTGCTTCACACACAGTTCTTAAGTTTCTAGAACCTATATCTACTGAAAATGCTGTGTTGAACCCTGTTTTCTCATTCTTATTGGAACCAAGAAGTCTATTAGTTCTAAAAGATAAactatttgattattatttacatagtatTGAAGAGACAAAAGAGGATATTCTAGATGATTCTATAGTCAACTTAAACATGTGTTCTAATAAATATGTTAAGGGTGTAACAGTGCCTCGGGAAACAAGGGTTTCTTTAACAATAAGGCATGTGCCTAAAACTACAAGTTTTAAGATTAATATTGGCAATAAAAGATGA
- the LOC123870608 gene encoding ubiquitin domain-containing protein 1 produces MGGCIGITRSRSGPIEDSSGTVSRPNSGGLRKNQSLCHETIRWKSDVPLTEGQLRSKRDEFWDTAPAFEGRKEIWDALRAAAVAAEATDFQLAQAILDGASVSVPNGYLTECYDEWGTRYQVPIYCLSAPINMVKEASGRDSPAECSEPVDGGAALALRLRLSTGGPDLDLPVCARHTIAHCKAKLHAQENISPWRQRWFYGGKLLGDKLVVEEARITPGYVVQVIVADAEPRPPS; encoded by the exons ATGGGTGGCTGCATCGGAATAACTAGGAGTAGAAGCGGGCCCATCGAGGATTCATCGGGTACTGTGTCACGGCCTAATTCGG GCGGTCTACGGAAGAACCAATCGCTGTGCCACGAGACAATACGGTGGAAATCCGACGTGCCTTTGACCGAGGGTCAGTTGCGGAGTAAACGCGATGAGTTTTGGGACACGGCTCCCGCGTTCGAAGGTCGGAAGGAGATCTGGGACGCGCTgcgggcggcggcggtggcggccGAGGCTACGGACTTTCAGCTCGCGCAGGCGATTCTGGATGGAGCCAGTGTGTCAGTGCCTAATGGATACCTCACTGAGTGCTATGATGAATGGGGGACCAGATaccag GTACCAATATACTGTTTATCAGCCCCGATAAACATGGTGAAGGAAGCCAGCGGGCGCGACTCGCCGGCGGAGTGCTCGGAGCCCGTGGACGGAGGCGCGGCGCTGGCGCTGCGCCTGCGGCTGTCCACCGGAGGCCCTGACCTGGATCTGCCCGTGTGTGCGAGGCATACCATCGCACACTGCAAGGCCAAGTTGCAC GCGCAGGAGAACATATCGCCGTGGCGGCAGCGCTGGTTCTACGGCGGCAAGCTGCTGGGCGACAAACTGGTGGTAGAGGAGGCTCGCATCACTCCTGGATATGTCGTGCAGGTCATCGTGGCGGACGCCGAGCCTCGGCCGCCCAGCTAG